A window of Methylobacterium bullatum genomic DNA:
GGGAACGGGGCCCCTGGTCTCGCTGACCACGGCAACGATCTGGCTCAGCGTCCTCTTCGCCAACATCACCCTGCCCCTGCGGTTCTTCTGGGCCTGCTTCCTGTCGGGCATCACGGCCGTGGCCGTGGTGGCGGGGCTGTGTCTCAAACCGGAAATCGTTCCTTCCGTGGGGGGCGTCCTCGGTCTCGACATGATGACCGGCATCCTCTTCAGCCTCGTCGCCACCTACAGGATCGAAGCCGCGAACCGCCGGGACTATCTCGTCAACCTGCGCGAGACCCTGCGCGCCAAGCAACTGGCCGAGGACAACACGACCCTCGCCCACCTCTCCACCACCGATTCCCTCACCGGCATCGCCAATCGCCGGGCTTTCGCCCGCGAACTCTCGGAGTTCTGGGAGGCCAGCCTGGCCGGCCGGCATTTCGCCGTGATGTTGATCGACGTCGATCACTTCAAGCTCTTCAACGACCATTACGGCCACGGCGCCGGCGACACCTGCCTGCGCGAGGTCGCCACCCTCCTGGCGAAGACGGCCGCGGGCTCGGGGGCGTTCGTGTGCCGCTATGGCGGTGAGGAATTCGCCGTCCTCATGCACACCAAAGACCCCGACGAAGCCTATGGATTCGCGGAACGGTTCCGACGCAGCGTCGCCGAGAAGGGCCTCCTGCACGGCAACAGGAACGACGATCTCGGCTTCGTCAGCGTCAGCATCGGGGTGGCGACGAGCTACGGCGTCGCGGTCACGGCCGGGGGGCTGGTCGAGGCAGCCGACATGGCGCTCTACGAGGCGAAGGGCACGGGCCGGAACCGGACCTGTCACAATGGCAAGGCCGGCAACGGTGATGGAGGCCCGACACGACGCGTGGCGGCCGCACATTGGAGCGTCAACCAGAAACCACCCATCGCCAAGGCGGGATGAACCGCACGCCCAGCGTCATGGTCTCGACCATTGCGGCGTTGCGAGGAAGGCAGCGCCGGCGCCGCTCTTACCGACATGTCCAGATCGGTCCGGTGCGTCCCCGCAGCCGCTGGGCCGTCCACCGCCGCTCCGTCGAAAATCCGGCGACGCCTCGGTCCAGTCGAGGCTCCGGGTCAGTCGGGACGAGGCGTCCACAGGTTGCAGACACGCCGGACGTCACTCCAGAATGAACCCGGCCCGCGCGTGACGGAAATCCTGGTTGGGCTGGTGCTCGGAGCACCGGCCGCGTCCGTCCCCGGTGCCTGAGCCGCGAGACGATCCGGAGCGACCTGTCTCTGATCGACTCGTCCGGTCCGGACCTCAGCCCGCGCCGGACCCGCCCGATGGGGCGACGATGCCGGCGCGGACTGGGCGTGGGCTAATCGACGACCTTCGCCGTGGGACGGTCGTTGCCCTGGGCGGTCTCGTCGTGCCAGTCGCCCTTGCCGTCCTGGTAGCGGATGCCTTCCGTGGAGCCCGGCACCTGCTGCTCGGCGGCGGCGGCCTGGGCGGCCTGCAGGGCCTCGTCGTGGCTGGGGAAGGTCTCGGAGAAGACGTCGCCGACCTTGTAGGCGAAGCCGCCATCGTGTTCGACGATGCGATAGGTGATCTCGGACATGCGGGTTCCTCCTCACGGCGCCTGCGTTGTGGCGCCACGTGCTTGGCATGGCGAACGGAGCGGGGCTGTCCGAGGTTCCGTCGCAGGCTCAGTGCCGGGTGGGTGGAATGGGGTCCAGGACGTCCACGGCGGCCTCACACCCCGCGATCAGAGACTCCCGGACCTCTCTCTGGTCGAAGCCGATTCCGTCAGGGAACGCCATGATATGGGCGGTGTCTCCCCCTTCCCGGAGAATCCTGCAGATCCAGCCCTCGGCCACCCGCTCGAAATGCACCTCGTAACGTGTGCCGTCATGCTCGAATTCGTGAGGGTCCATCTCTGTCTTCCTTCCGGGCCGACGGGTCACGGCCCGTGCGCTGGGCCTCGCCGGATGTGGGAAGCCGGGCTATGGCGTCAACGACCGAATGGAATGCGAAAGATCCGGCGATGCGCCTTGTCCTGCCTGCTGCGTCCCTCTGCGCGATTCTCGTCTGCCCGGCGGCCTTTGCCCAATCGGGCGGAAGCCTGTTCGGGAGCCCCGAGCGCGTGCCGTCAAATCCCTTCGCGTCGAACTACCCCTCGGCCGCCCCACCCCGCGCCCACGAACGTTCGCCGAGCGGGGAGTTTCGGCGTCGCGCCGTGCGCCCACAGCGGACCGATTCGTTTCTCCCACCCCGCGACATCCCTCGGTGACGCGCCCCTAGGTAGGGTCAACTCTGGCTCAATTCCCCGGCGATGGCGGTGACGATGCGGGGATCGTTGGGTTCCACCGACGAGGAATAGGCACCGACCAGGCCTCCGTTTCGGCCGACGAGGTATTTGTGGAAGTTCCAGTTCGGCGTGGAACCGGGCTTCTCGGCGGCGGCCCAGCGATAGAACGGATGGGCCTGCGGTCCGCGCACATGGGTCTTGGCGGCGACGGGGAAGGTGACGCCGTGATTCCGGCGGGCCGCCTCGGCGATGGCGACGCCGTCGAGAGGCTCCTGATTGCCGAAATCCGGCGACGGCACGGCGATCACCGTCAGGCCGCGCCCGCCGAAGCGCGTCCACAGAGCCTGGAGCCCGGAGAACTGCCCGGCAAAGCCGCAGGCGGTGGCGGTGTTGACGACGAGGATCGGCTTGTCCGCGAAATCCTTGAGAGCGATCAGCCCGCCTTCCGGTTTCTCGAAGGTGAAGGTCCCCGCATTGCCGTCGCCGGTCGCGGCGCGCGCGCCTGTGGCGATGACGGTGCCGAGAAGAAACAGGGCCTGTCGGCGAAGTAGGGTCATCGAGGGTCGCTCCCTTACAGGGCCGAGGATGGGAATCGGCTCATCCTTGGCTCAGCCGAAACTAGTCCGCTCTTCCCGCCTGTCCACCATCGGGCGCGGCGTCGGTGGAACCTTTCGCAAGGGCTCAGCTTGAGCGAGGACCGAGTTCGACCCCCGAACCCAGAGCGGAAAGACACGCCCTATGCGCATCCTGTTGCTTGCAGCGACCCTTGCAACGCCCCTCGTCTTCGCGGGAGCGACGATCGCCGGCGCTCAGACGACGGAACCGCAGAATGCGGGCACGGCACCGGTGCCGGCGGCGCCCGCGACCCTCAGCAACGATCTGCGTCCGACCTTCGTCGCGCAGACACCCACGGACCGGGTCACGTCCAAGCTGATCGGCCTGACGATCCAGAACGGCGCCAACGAGACGATCGGCGAGATCGCCGACATCGTTCTCGACGAGGGCAGCACCATCAAGGCCTGGGTGGTCGGCGTCGGCGGCTTTCTCGGCATCGGTACGAAGTACGTAGCCGTCGACCCCAGCGCCCTGAAGCTCACTCGCGTCGACGACAAGACGCTGAAGGCGACGATCGACACCAACAAGGACCAGCTCCGCGCCGCACCGGAATATGTCTATCTCGGCCAGGCCAAGCCCAATTCCGGCGACACGAAGCCGGCGGACACGAAGGCGTCCGAGACCAATCCGGCGGAGAGCAAGACGGCCCCCTGAGATCGATCTCGCCGCGCATCCCATTTTGCGGTCATCAAACGAGAGAGGCGGCCGAGACAACTTTGCCTCGGCCGCCTCTCTTGTATCTCGTCCCAGGTCTGGACAGGCCGTCTCAATTGCGCGTGCAGAGCGCCTCGCGCACGGTGCTGGCGACCGCGTCGTTCCGGACTTCGTTCGTCACGAACACATCGTCGGGCCCCTCGTCGATCATTTCGGGCAGGGGGTCACAGGGCGCCTCGTTGGCGAAGACGATTCGCAGGTCGGGCCGCAATGCGCGTGCCTCCAGGACCAGCTTGGTGGAACACAACTCGCCTTTGAGGCTGATATCGGTCACCAGCACGTCGACCGGCAGGCCGAGCGCCAGGACTGTCATCGCATCGACACCGGAATCGACGGTGGTCGCCGAGTAGCCGGCGCGCCGGATCTGCGAAGCGACCTCGTCGCGCCAATGCTTCTGTCGTCCGGCGATCAGAACCTGAACGCCATAGGCTCCACCGGTGGAAGCCGTCGATTCCATGATCGAAACTCCTGTTCCTGTCGGGACATGCCTGGATCGGCACGAGCCGGCACCGGCACTGCGATCACTGTGCGACGCAGCATCGTAGGATGTGATGGTGTCGCAAGACAAGGAGCCTGTGCCAGTCGGCGACCTGTATCAAGGGAATTCCTCTCCGGCTCGACTGTTCCCTGGATCGACGGCGCATCCGCCGCTCCGGCGGTTGACGGGGCGGCAGCGCACGGGGCAACACGGCGCCGCCGTGGGACGCCACCGTTCGCGGCGGACAGCCGGAGCCCGACCGACCGATGTCATCAGCCAAAGCCACTCCCGTCTCGCCCCTCGCCCCGACGAGCGTGCCCGAGCTTCCCCCCATCGGCGGCGTCGGCATCGCCACCGCGCAGGCCGGCATCCGCTATTCCGGACGCACCGACGTGCTCTACCTCGCGATGCAGCCGGGAACGCAGGCGGCGGGAGTGTTCACCCGCTCCAAATGCCCCTCGGCCCCGGTGGATTGGTGTCGCGAGGCGCTGGCGCGCGAAGGCGCCCGCGCGCTGATCGTCAATTCCGGCAACGCCAACGCCTTCACCGGCTCGCGCGGCCGGGACGCCGTGGCGCTGACCGCCAAGATCGGTGCCGAGGCGGCCGGATGCCGGCCCGATGAGATCTTCATCGCCTCCACCGGCGTCATCGGCGAACCGCTCGACGCGACGAAATTCGAGGGCGTGCTGGCGGATTGCGCCTCGCGGACCGAGACCGGCCCCGAAGCCTGGGCGGCGGCGGCGCAGGCGATCATGACCACCGACACGTTCCCCAAGCTCGCCACCCGCACGGCGACGATCGACGGGACAACGGTGACGATCAACGGCATCGCCAAGGGTGCGGGCATGATCGCCCCCGACATGGCGACGATGCTGAGCTTCGTCTTCACTGACGCGGCCTTGCCGCAGGTGGTGCTCCAGACCCTTCTGAGCGCCGGCACGCAGACGAGTTTCAACTGCGTGACGGTGGATGGCGACACCTCCACCTCCGACACGCTGATGCTGTTCGCCACCGGAGCCGCCGGCAACGCGCCCGTGACCGATCCGGGCGACGCCCGCCTGTCGGGCTTCCGCGCGGCGCTGGACGATCTACTCATCGAGCTGGCGCAGCTGGTCGCCAAGGATGGCGAGGGCGCGCGCAAGTTCGTCACCGTCAACGTGAAGGGCGCGACGAGCAGCGCCTCGGCTCACCGCATCGCCATGTCCATCGCCAATTCGCCCCTGGTGAAGACGGCCATCGCCGGCGAGGACGCCAATTGGGGACGTGTCGTGATGGCGGTGGGCAAGGCCGGAGAGCCCGCCGACCGCGATCGCCTCGCGATCTGGTTCGGCGACGTCCGTGTCGCCCGCGAAGGCGCCCGCGACCCGGATTACAGCGAAGCGGCGGCGAGCGCCGTCATGCGCGAATCCGATGTCTCGGTGACGGTGGACCTCGGTCTCGGTGACGGCACGGCGCGGGTTTGGACCTGCGACCTGACCAAGGGCTACATCGAGATCAACGGGGATTACCGCTCATGAGGCGCCTCCTCCACCGGGCGGCGGCGGCGAGCCTCGCTCTCGCCCTGGCGCTCCCCGCCTTGGCAGACGACGATAAGGCCAAGCACGAGAGCCGCATCGTCGTCACCGGCCGCGCCCGCGCCGAGACGCCGCCGGACTTCGCCTCGGTGGAGATCGGGATCGAGGCCAAGGGCGCGACGCCCGCCGCCGCCCTCGACGGAGCGAGCAATGTCGTCCGCGCGCTCATCGCGCTGTCGGCCGGATTCGGCGTCGGCGAGAGCGATATCGGCACGACGGCGGTCACCCTCACCCAGGCGACGCGGGAGGTACGCCAGCCCGACGGCAGCATCACCGAGAAGCCGGACGGCTACCGCGCCGCCAACAGCGTGCGGGTGCGCCTGGCCGATATGGGCAAGCTCGGCGAATTGATGCGCAAGGCTTTGGACGCGGGCGCCAACCGGATCGAGGGCGTGGCGTTCGGCCTGAAGGACCCCAATGCGGCGGAGGCGACCGTGCAGGTGGCGGCCATGAAGGATGCGGTGGCGCAGGCCGGACGCCTCGCCGAGGCGGCCGGAGTGAAGCTCGGAGCGGCCCTGCTGATCCAGACGACGCCCCAGGGCGGGGGCATGCCGATGGCGATGGCGGCGCCTCCAATGCGGTCCAAACGCTCCAGCGTGCCGGTGCCGCTCGCGGCGGGCACGATCGAGACGAGCGCCGAGGTCTCGGCCAGCTTCGCGATCTTGCCGTGACACAAGACTCCGCCGTGACGCCGCCTCCCTTCCGCATCCTCCTCGTGGTGGCGGTCGCCCTGGTGGATACGGATGGTCGCGTTCTCCTGGCCCAGCGCCCGGAGGGCAAGCAGCTCGCCGGTCTCTGGGAGTTCCCCGGCGGCAAGGTCGAGCCCGGCGAGCGGCCGGAGGAAACCCTGATCCGCGAATTGCGCGAGGAGATCGGGATCGAGGTGAAGGAGGCCTGTCTCGCCCCCCTCACCTTCGCGAGCCACGCCTATCCCGACTTTCACCTGCTGATGCCGCTCTATGTCTGCCGCCGTTGGGAGGGCATGGCCCGTTCCATGGAGGGGCAGGCGCTGAAATGGGTGCGCCCGCGCGCGCTCAAGGACCAGCCGATGCCCCCGGCCGATGCGCCGCTGATCCCGTTCCTGGTCGATCTCCTCGGGCCTTGATGGCAAAGCCCGGCCGCCACAGGTTGTCCGCCGAGGGCGGGAGACGAGCAGCATGGCGCGCAAGGCAGCAGTGAAGGCAGTCCTGGACACGGTGGCGGCGCAGAAGCCGAAACGTGTCACGCGCAAGACCACGCCGTCGCCCGAGACCTTGGCGCCGCTGGGGCTCGACCGATTGATCGGCCTCGTCCTCGACGAGACCGGGCGCAATCCCGCCTTCAAGAAGCTCGTCACGGCGGCGATCGCCGGATTGCAGGGTCCCGATGCCGTGGCCGCCCTGATCGACCGGCGGCTCACCGCCCTGGAGCGGGCTCATGGGTTTATCGACTGGCAGAAACGGCGCGCCTTCGCCGCCGATCTCGACGCCACGATCTCCACCATCGTCTCGGAACTGGCCCCTCTCAACGTGGATTCCGCGCTCAACCGGTTGATCCGTTTCCTCGGCGGGGCACAGGGCGTGCTCGAGCGCGTCGATGATTCGAGCGGTCAGGTGGTGGGCGTCTACGAACGGGCGACGCATGCCGCCGCCGATCTGGCGCTTCGGCTCCCTCCGGCGGACGCCGCCCAATTGGCCGTGAAACTGGTGCCGCTCCTCGAGACGGACGGGTTCGGCATCCTCGATGCCCTGCTGCTCACGGTGGTGGAGGGCCTGCCCGAAACCGCCTTGGAGCCGGTCGACGCGGCCCTCGCCGCGGCGACGCCGCCGGAGCCGAAGACATCGGGCAAGCCGGCAACCCGATCGGCCGCCTTCAGCACGCAGGGCTGGGACCGGAAGATGGAGCGCCTACGCCTGCTGCGGATGCGACAGGCCCTGGCCGACCGGCGCGGCGACGTCGAGGCTTTCATCGCCCTGGAACGGACGATCTCCCCCGATCATCCCAACACTCTGGCCGTGGCCGAGCGTCTGCTGTCGGCGAACCGCGCCGCCGAGGCACTCGACTGGATCGGACGGCCGCAGAAGCGCGGAATCGTCGTCGTCACCCGCGAGCAGATGCTGACGGGAAGCTTCGACCCGGATGCGCCCCAGCGTGAGCGGGCCTCCCTCGAAATCCGCATCCTCGACGCTCTCGGCCGCAGAGACGAGGCGCAGGCAAAGCGCTGGACCTGTTTCGATACCCGTCTCGACCGCGAGATGCTGCGCGACTACATCGCCAAGCTCCCTGACTTCGAGGACGAGGAGGCGATGGAGCGCGCCTTCGACCATGCGGCCTCTCACGCCGACCCCTACCGCGCCCTGCATTTCCTCGTGCACTGGCCCAAGCTCGACCGCGCCGCGCGCCTCGTCATCGACAGGGCCGCGACATGGGACGGCAACCGCTATGAGATCCTCACTCCCGCGGCGGAAGCTCTGGAAGAGGCGAGCCCGAAGGCGGCGAGCCTGCTCTACCGCTGCATGATCGACGACATGCTGAGCAAGGGCCGCTCCAGCGCCTACGGTTACGGCGCCCGCCACCTCCTGACCCTCGACGCCCTGGCGCAGCGCCTCGAACCGGGCGACCTCATCCCGGACCATGCCACCTATCGCGACGCCTTGCGCAAGGCGCACGGACGGAAGTCGGCCTTCTGGGAGAAGGCCGGACAATCCCGCCTGTAACGGAGCTCAGCCCACCTCGATGGCGTCGACCCTGTCCGGATAGAAGGCGAGATGATCCCGGATCTCGGCGACGGTGGGATACGGTGTTTCGTAGCTCCAGACCGCGTCGGCCCGAACCTTATCGCCGACCGTCAGCGTGTAATAGCTGGCCTCACCCTTGTAGGGGCAGTGGCTCCTGCGCGCCGAGGGGGTGAAATGCTCCCAGCGGGCATCGGCGCGGGGCAGGTAATAGACCGGCCCGTAAGCCGCCTCGCGGAGGACGAGGGCAGCACCCGATTCCGCGATCACGGTGCCGGCGAGGATGACGCGGACGCGCCGGTGGCTCGTCTCGATGGTGATGGGGTGGTCCGGGCCGGGCTCTCTCATGGTCGTCTCCTCAGGGATCGCTGGTCGTGCCGGGCGTGATCTTGCCGGGCGTGATCTCGGGAACGCCCAGAGCGTCGGCGAGACGGGACTTGGCGCTGCCGGGCTTCAGCGGTTTCTGCTGGCTCTCGTGCGGCGCCCAGCCGGAAAGCCACAGGATCTCGAACGTCGCCCTCAGACGCCCGTCGGGATCGGCAAACCGTTCGGCATAGATCGCGGCCATCCGCATGAGGGTATCGCGGCGCAGGGGCGTGCGGCGGCGCTCGGTCAGCACGTTGGTGAGGCCCATGGCGCGCAGGTCGCGCATCAGGGCGAAGGGATCGGCGTAGCGCACCGTGATCGTGTCGACATCCGTCACCGGCAGGGCGAAGCCGGCGCGCTGGAGGAGGCTGCCCATCTCGCGCACCTCGGCGAAGGGCGCCACGCGCGGACTGATTCCGCCTTCGATCTCGACCTCGGCCTGTCCGAAGGACTGGCGCAGTTCGGTGAGGGTGCGACCACCCAGGAGACAGCCGACGAACAGCCCGTCGGGCTTCAACACCCGCCGCAGCTGGGCCAGCGCACCCGGCAGATCGTTGACGTGCTGCAGGGCCAGCAGCGACAGGGCGAGATCGAAACGGGAAGCGGCCAGCGGCAGCGCCTCCGGATCGCCGACCGCGAGGGCGAGACCCTCGCCGGCCTCGGCCAGAGGGGCCACCCGGGTGACGGCGCCGACGCGGCCGGAGCGCAGAAGATGGCGGGCGGGGGCGGAACTCGGCGTCCCAAGGTCGAGCGCCTCGGGAAAGGGGCGCAGCACCGCGGCGAGACGATCGTCGAGATCCTCGGCGAGTCGCGCCAGCAGGAAATCGGCATAGCCCGCGCGGGTGGCGCGCAGGAGGCGAAGACGGGCGAGGGCCGTATCGAAGAGGGGCGGTGGATGGGTCATCTCGCTCCTATAGCTGGCGCGAAAACGTGATCCTGCCAGCCGGAACGGGGCAGAGTGGCGGGGGGTTGGGGCATCATAACGAAAACCGGAGACCGGATTCATGATTCGACTTCTGACGGGAATCGCCTTGTCCACCCTCGCGGCCCTCTCGCTGAGTGGGGCCGCCGAAGCCAAGGGCTGCATCAAGGGTGCGCTCGTGGGCGGCGTCGCCGGCCATATGGCCGGACACGGCATGATGGGGGCGGCAGCCGGCTGCGCCATCGGCCACCACAGGGCCAACAAGAAGGACAAGCAGCAGAATCAGAGCCAGCAGCCCACCGCACAGTAAGACCAGACCTCGATGAGTCCGACTCCTCGAGGTCTGCCCGCGCGACGGCGCGGCGGCGGTCGTCCGCCGGACCTCTTCAACCCTGACCTATGGGTCAGGGTTGATGAGACTAGGTATAAGGCGCCGCTTTCCGGACGTCGCTTCGCCGGGACAACCTTGCGTAAGGTCTTCGCGAAGCGACGAACTGGACCTAAGCAAGGGCATGGTGTCCGCCGCCCAGTTACTTCGGCGAGGGGTCCGTTCGATCTCGGCGGGCGCCCTCGGCCTGATCTACCCGCCGACCTGCGCCGGCTGCGCCGCCGCCACCGCCGATCCGCATGCTTTGTGCCCCCGCTGCTGGTCGAGCCTCAGGCTCATCGAGCAGCCCTATTGCCAGCGCCTCGGCACGCCGTTTCCCGTCGATCTCGGCCTCGGCCCGCTCTTGTCCCCAAGGGCCATCGCCGATCCGCCGGTCTTCGGGCGGGCCAGGGCCGTCGCGCTTTACGACGATGTGGCGCGTGATCTCGTCCACCGCCTGAAATACGAGGACCGGCTCGATCTCGCCGCCCCCATGGCGCGGATGATGGCATCGGCGGGCGCCGAATTGCTGAAGGAGGCCGATTGCCTCGTTCCCGTGCCGCTGCACTGGACCCGGCTGTGGCGCCGTCGTTTCAACCAGGCCGCCCTTCTCGGCCGTGGCATCGGCCGCATCGCTTCCCTGCCCTGCGAGACCTCGCTTCTCACCCGAGTGAAGGCGACGCGCTCACAGGTCGGGCTCAGCCGCGCGGCGCGGGCGACGAATCTCCAGGGCGCGTTCCGGGTCCCCGCATCGGCGAAGCCCAGGCTCCAGGGCCGAAGAATCCTGCTCATCGACGATGTCACGACCACCGGCTCCACCGCCAATGC
This region includes:
- the cph2_2 gene encoding Phytochrome-like protein cph2 — its product is MLDAIDRQLHTQSLKLAFAPDLEARFEDDTRAKRIRDIRRTIILGMVVFHIYNIAGFVTTPDLALLNVGLRVFAMTPLALLIIWAVGRVSGPVREAIGGIGMLAATGIPILIFWMGTGPLVSLTTATIWLSVLFANITLPLRFFWACFLSGITAVAVVAGLCLKPEIVPSVGGVLGLDMMTGILFSLVATYRIEAANRRDYLVNLRETLRAKQLAEDNTTLAHLSTTDSLTGIANRRAFARELSEFWEASLAGRHFAVMLIDVDHFKLFNDHYGHGAGDTCLREVATLLAKTAAGSGAFVCRYGGEEFAVLMHTKDPDEAYGFAERFRRSVAEKGLLHGNRNDDLGFVSVSIGVATSYGVAVTAGGLVEAADMALYEAKGTGRNRTCHNGKAGNGDGGPTRRVAAAHWSVNQKPPIAKAG
- the gpx1_1 gene encoding Hydroperoxy fatty acid reductase gpx1, coding for MTLLRRQALFLLGTVIATGARAATGDGNAGTFTFEKPEGGLIALKDFADKPILVVNTATACGFAGQFSGLQALWTRFGGRGLTVIAVPSPDFGNQEPLDGVAIAEAARRNHGVTFPVAAKTHVRGPQAHPFYRWAAAEKPGSTPNWNFHKYLVGRNGGLVGAYSSSVEPNDPRIVTAIAGELSQS
- the argJ gene encoding Arginine biosynthesis bifunctional protein ArgJ; translated protein: MSSAKATPVSPLAPTSVPELPPIGGVGIATAQAGIRYSGRTDVLYLAMQPGTQAAGVFTRSKCPSAPVDWCREALAREGARALIVNSGNANAFTGSRGRDAVALTAKIGAEAAGCRPDEIFIASTGVIGEPLDATKFEGVLADCASRTETGPEAWAAAAQAIMTTDTFPKLATRTATIDGTTVTINGIAKGAGMIAPDMATMLSFVFTDAALPQVVLQTLLSAGTQTSFNCVTVDGDTSTSDTLMLFATGAAGNAPVTDPGDARLSGFRAALDDLLIELAQLVAKDGEGARKFVTVNVKGATSSASAHRIAMSIANSPLVKTAIAGEDANWGRVVMAVGKAGEPADRDRLAIWFGDVRVAREGARDPDYSEAAASAVMRESDVSVTVDLGLGDGTARVWTCDLTKGYIEINGDYRS
- a CDS encoding 26 kDa periplasmic immunogenic protein; protein product: MRRLLHRAAAASLALALALPALADDDKAKHESRIVVTGRARAETPPDFASVEIGIEAKGATPAAALDGASNVVRALIALSAGFGVGESDIGTTAVTLTQATREVRQPDGSITEKPDGYRAANSVRVRLADMGKLGELMRKALDAGANRIEGVAFGLKDPNAAEATVQVAAMKDAVAQAGRLAEAAGVKLGAALLIQTTPQGGGMPMAMAAPPMRSKRSSVPVPLAAGTIETSAEVSASFAILP
- the nudG_1 gene encoding CTP pyrophosphohydrolase gives rise to the protein MTQDSAVTPPPFRILLVVAVALVDTDGRVLLAQRPEGKQLAGLWEFPGGKVEPGERPEETLIRELREEIGIEVKEACLAPLTFASHAYPDFHLLMPLYVCRRWEGMARSMEGQALKWVRPRALKDQPMPPADAPLIPFLVDLLGP
- the bioC_1 gene encoding Malonyl-[acyl-carrier protein] O-methyltransferase yields the protein MTHPPPLFDTALARLRLLRATRAGYADFLLARLAEDLDDRLAAVLRPFPEALDLGTPSSAPARHLLRSGRVGAVTRVAPLAEAGEGLALAVGDPEALPLAASRFDLALSLLALQHVNDLPGALAQLRRVLKPDGLFVGCLLGGRTLTELRQSFGQAEVEIEGGISPRVAPFAEVREMGSLLQRAGFALPVTDVDTITVRYADPFALMRDLRAMGLTNVLTERRRTPLRRDTLMRMAAIYAERFADPDGRLRATFEILWLSGWAPHESQQKPLKPGSAKSRLADALGVPEITPGKITPGTTSDP